Proteins co-encoded in one Malus sylvestris chromosome 9, drMalSylv7.2, whole genome shotgun sequence genomic window:
- the LOC126583729 gene encoding KH domain-containing protein HEN4-like, whose translation MAGQRSSYGKRSHSQSEYADNGGGGGNKRRNSGEEREQFIIDAEDTVYRYLCPVKKIGSIIGRGGEIVKQLRVDTKSKIRIGETVPGSEERVVTIYSASDETNGFEDGGTYVAPAQDALFKVHDRVIAEDTHNNIDEEADGSGGGGHHVTARLLVPSDQIGCIIGKGGQIVQNIRSETGAQIRILKEDHLPSCALNSDELVQISGEAPLVKKALFQIASRLHDNPSRSQHLLTSSVPMYSGGSLMGPSGGPPLMGIAPMMGPYGGGYKGDVGDWSRSLYSAPRDEASSKEFSIRLVCPTANIGGVIGKGGTIINQIRQDSGAVIKVDSSATEGDDCLITVSAKEFFEDTFSATIEAAVRLQPRCSEKVERDSGIVSFTTRLLVPTSRIGCLIGKGGAIVTEMRRLTKANIRILSKENLPKIASEDDEMVQISGDLDIVKDALIQVVTRLRANIFDREGGMSGFLPVLPYLPVSADGPDGPNYDSRDGRRHGRGHSYNAGYGGSSDFAANDSYGSYGGSQIGGSGSAYGAYGSFSSGRSGSSGLSSQNPVSRRRNYV comes from the exons ATGGCAGGTCAGAGGAGTAGTTACGGAAAACGTTCGCATTCGCAGTCGGAGTACGCCGACAACGGCGGCGGAGGAGGAAACAAAAGGAGAAATTCCGgcgaagaaagagagcaattcaTCATCGATGCGGAGGACACCGTTTACCGTTACTTGTGCCCGGTGAAGAAGATTGGGAGCATAATTGGGAGAGGAGGAGAGATTGTGAAGCAGCTGAGGGTGGACACAAAGTCCAAGATTCGAATCGGCGAGACGGTGCCGGGCAGCGAAGAGCGGGTGGTTACTATTTACAGTGCGAGCGATGAGACGAATGGGTTCGAAGATGGCGGGACGTATGTGGCTCCGGCTCAGGACGCTCTGTTCAAGGTCCATGATAGGGTGATTGCTGAGGACACGCATAATAATATTGACGAGGAAGCGGACGGTAGTGGTGGCGGGGGGCACCATGTGACTGCGCGGCTTCTTGTGCCGTCTGAtcagattggttgcattattgGGAAAGGAGGGCAGATTGTTCAGAACATTCGAAGTGAAACCGGTGCGCAGATTCGGATTCTCAAGGAAGACCATTTGCCTTCTTGTGCCTTGAACTCTGATGAGCTTGTGCAG ATATCTGGGGAAGCTCCGCTTGTTAAGAAGGCTCTTTTTCAAATTGCATCTCGCCTACATGATAACCCGTCACGATCTCAGCATTTGCTTACTTCTTCGGTGCCTATGTATTCTGGTGGTTCACTCATGGGTCCATCTGGTGGTCCCCCACTGATGGGAATTGCTCCAATGATGGGTCCTTATGGAGGGGGGTACAAAGGTGATGTTGGAGACTGGTCACGCTCCTTGTACTCGGCTCCAAGAGATGAAGCATCCTCAAAAGAATTTTCTATTCGCTTGGTTTGTCCAACTGCAAATATTGGAGGTGTGATTGGAAAGGGTGGTACCATAATTAACCAAATTAGACAGGATTCTGGGGCTGTCATTAAAGTTGATAGTTCAGCTACTGAAGGAGATGATTGCCTAATTACTGTATCGGCAAAAGAG TTCTTTGAAGACACATTCTCAGCAACTATAGAAGCAGCAGTGCGTTTGCAACCCAGATGCAGTGAAAAGGTAGAAAGAGATTCAGGAATTGTCTCATTCACAACCCGCCTGCTTGTTCCAACCTCACGAATTGGCTGCCTAATTGGGAAGGGTGGAGCTATTGTAACTGAGATGAGGAGACTTACCAAAGCTAATATTCGCATACTTTCCAAGGAAAATCTTCCCAAAATTGCAtctgaagatgatgaaatggtgCAG ATTTCTGGAGACCTTGATATTGTTAAGGATGCTCTTATACAAGTAGTTACCAGATTAAGAGCAAACATTTTCGACCGGGAAGGTGGAATGTCGGGATTCCTGCCAGTTCTGCCTTATCTTCCTGTGTCAGCAGATGGTCCAGATGGTCCAAATTATGATAGTAGGGATGGTAGAAGACATGGCCGTGGGCATTCATATAATGCTGGCTATGGTGGCTCAAGTGATTTTGCAGCTAATGACAGTTATGGAAGTTATGGTGGTTCACAG ATTGGTGGTAGCGGCAGTGCTTACGGAGCCTATGGAAGTTTTTCTTCTGGGCGGAGTGGTAGTTCTGG GTTATCTAGCCAGAACCCTGTTTCTCGGAGGAGAAACTATGTTTAA
- the LOC126583728 gene encoding polypyrimidine tract-binding protein homolog 1-like isoform X1 produces the protein MSTSGTPQFRYTQTPSKVLHLRNLPWECAEEELIELCKPFGKIVNTKCNVGANRNQAFVEFADLNQAINMVSYYASSSEPAQVRGKTVYIQYSNRHEIVNNKSPGDVPGNVLLVTIEGVEAGDVSIDVIHLVFSAFGFVHKIATFEKAAGFQALIQFSDAGTASMARNALDGRSIPRYLLPEHVGSCHLRISYSAHTDLNIKFQSHRSRDYTNPLLPVNPTAIEGIMQPTVGPDGKKKELESNVLLASIENMQYAVTVDVIHTVFSAFGTVQKIAIFEKNGQTQALVQYPDLNTAAVAREALEGHCIYDGGYCKLHLSYSRHTDLNVKAYSDKSRDYTIPDASLLAAQQVSGYPPPPPGAWQNPQAAPMYQGNEYSGAASVQAQAPPGPPGQPSSWDPAMQAGRSTFVSAPSTFPGQTYQASSGPVYYSAAMPAGSSPLQSGPTASGMGSRGMPQPGVPPNARPGGGASSPGVRPPGASPSYYGQ, from the exons ATGTCGACATCGGGTACGCCGCAGTTCCGGTACACGCAGACGCCGTCGAAGGTGCTCCACCTCCGCAATCTCCCGTGGGAGTGCGCCGAGGAGGAGCTCATCGAGCTCTGCAAACCTTTCGGCAAGATCGTCAACACCAAGTGTAATGTCGGCGCCAATCGCAATCAGGCCTTCGTCGAATTC GCAGACCTAAACCAGGCCATAAATATGGTTTCGTATTATGCTTCATCCTCGGAGCCTGCCCAGGTCCGTGGTAAAACCGTTTACATTCAGTATTCAAATAGACATGAaattgtcaacaacaaaagtccGGGAGACGTACCCGGAAATGTCTTGTTGGTAACCATCGAGGGTGTTGAAGCCGGTGATGTGAGCATTGATGTTATTCACTTG GTGTTCTCTGCTTTTGGCTTTGTTCACAAGATTGCCACTTTTGAAAAAGCAGCTGGCTTCCAG GCATTGATTCAGTTCAGTGATGCTGGCACTGCATCTATGGCAAGGAATGCGTTGGATGGAAGAAGCATACCCAG GTACTTGCTTCCAGAGCATGTCGGTTCCTGCCACTTACGTATTTCTTATTCGGCACACACTGATCTGAACATCAAGTTCCAGTCTCACCGAAGCAG GGACTATACAAATCCGCTCCTTCCTGTAAATCCTACTGCAATAGAGGGAATTATGCAG CCTACTGTAGGTCCtgatggaaagaagaaagagctGGAGAGTAACGTGCTTCTTGCTTCAATTGAAAATATGCAATATGCTGTCACAGTGGATGTTATTCACACG GTGTTCTCTGCGTTTGGCACTGTCCAAAAAATTGCTATATTCGAGAAGAATGGTCAAACACAAGCATTAGTTCAATACCCTG ATCTCAATACAGCAGCAGTTGCCAGAGAAGCTCTAGAGGGACACTGCATATATGATGGTGGCTATTGTAAGCTTCATCTATCATACTCTCGTCATACTGATCTCAATGTAAAG GCGTATAGCGACAAAAGTAGAGACTATACGATCCCAGATGCTAGTTTGCTTGCGGCGCAACAAGTTTCTGGttaccctcctcctcctcctggtGCTTGGCAGAATCCTCAAGCTGCTCCAATGTACCAAGGCAATGAGTACAGTGGTGCAGCTTCTGTGCAGGCCCAAGCTCCTCCAGGTCCTCCAGGACAACCCTCATCATGGGATCCAGCCATGCAGGCAGGCAGATCAACGTTTGTTTCGGCTCCTAGCACCTTTCCCGGTCAAACATACCAGGCATCATCCGGTCCTGTATATTACTCTGCAGCAATGCCAGCGGGTTCTTCGCCTCTCCAATCAGGTCCAACTGCTTCAGGTATGGGTTCTAGGGGAATGCCTCAGCCAGGGGTTCCACCCAATGCGCGACCTGGTGGTGGTGCTTCATCTCCAGGGGTTCGGCCTCCTGGTGCCTCACCATCGTACTACGGCCAATAG
- the LOC126583728 gene encoding polypyrimidine tract-binding protein homolog 1-like isoform X2 codes for MLFTCLELLSCTSYSLLRSRIYAQVFSAFGFVHKIATFEKAAGFQALIQFSDAGTASMARNALDGRSIPRYLLPEHVGSCHLRISYSAHTDLNIKFQSHRSRDYTNPLLPVNPTAIEGIMQPTVGPDGKKKELESNVLLASIENMQYAVTVDVIHTVFSAFGTVQKIAIFEKNGQTQALVQYPDLNTAAVAREALEGHCIYDGGYCKLHLSYSRHTDLNVKAYSDKSRDYTIPDASLLAAQQVSGYPPPPPGAWQNPQAAPMYQGNEYSGAASVQAQAPPGPPGQPSSWDPAMQAGRSTFVSAPSTFPGQTYQASSGPVYYSAAMPAGSSPLQSGPTASGMGSRGMPQPGVPPNARPGGGASSPGVRPPGASPSYYGQ; via the exons ATGTTATTCACTTG TTTGGAATTATTATCATGTACGTCATACTCCTTACTAAGGTCACGCATATATGCACAG GTGTTCTCTGCTTTTGGCTTTGTTCACAAGATTGCCACTTTTGAAAAAGCAGCTGGCTTCCAG GCATTGATTCAGTTCAGTGATGCTGGCACTGCATCTATGGCAAGGAATGCGTTGGATGGAAGAAGCATACCCAG GTACTTGCTTCCAGAGCATGTCGGTTCCTGCCACTTACGTATTTCTTATTCGGCACACACTGATCTGAACATCAAGTTCCAGTCTCACCGAAGCAG GGACTATACAAATCCGCTCCTTCCTGTAAATCCTACTGCAATAGAGGGAATTATGCAG CCTACTGTAGGTCCtgatggaaagaagaaagagctGGAGAGTAACGTGCTTCTTGCTTCAATTGAAAATATGCAATATGCTGTCACAGTGGATGTTATTCACACG GTGTTCTCTGCGTTTGGCACTGTCCAAAAAATTGCTATATTCGAGAAGAATGGTCAAACACAAGCATTAGTTCAATACCCTG ATCTCAATACAGCAGCAGTTGCCAGAGAAGCTCTAGAGGGACACTGCATATATGATGGTGGCTATTGTAAGCTTCATCTATCATACTCTCGTCATACTGATCTCAATGTAAAG GCGTATAGCGACAAAAGTAGAGACTATACGATCCCAGATGCTAGTTTGCTTGCGGCGCAACAAGTTTCTGGttaccctcctcctcctcctggtGCTTGGCAGAATCCTCAAGCTGCTCCAATGTACCAAGGCAATGAGTACAGTGGTGCAGCTTCTGTGCAGGCCCAAGCTCCTCCAGGTCCTCCAGGACAACCCTCATCATGGGATCCAGCCATGCAGGCAGGCAGATCAACGTTTGTTTCGGCTCCTAGCACCTTTCCCGGTCAAACATACCAGGCATCATCCGGTCCTGTATATTACTCTGCAGCAATGCCAGCGGGTTCTTCGCCTCTCCAATCAGGTCCAACTGCTTCAGGTATGGGTTCTAGGGGAATGCCTCAGCCAGGGGTTCCACCCAATGCGCGACCTGGTGGTGGTGCTTCATCTCCAGGGGTTCGGCCTCCTGGTGCCTCACCATCGTACTACGGCCAATAG
- the LOC126583731 gene encoding pentatricopeptide repeat-containing protein At5g15280, mitochondrial yields the protein MRRRTTTATAATATAALCDGMLQHLYSHSPHRPYIKQVPSLHNFFSLLTTRRQFSCLTDPSPPPSPPTPDNKTHIDLSSVCCSGIAQSVFSRSSQFFDKNKGRDFANASLKDLLLEIYDVVPEYARRIRRVSELKPEDVLGLLLGFRFQCGRVGFEVRKVESLWEIFNWVSGQSKGFKHFSESYVVMASMLIRVGLLREVEFLLSTMENQEIVLSSNEVFSDLIEGYVNAGESERAISMYDRMRRHLVPSLSCYDAFLDHLVKMKKTKLAFRVCWDMVELGVDLRGLKEGTVEKIIGLLCRDGKIQEARNLVKKAMAFELRPSNSVLYEITCGYCEKKDFDDLLSFYAEIKCAPDVLAGNRIMHSLCSSIGTGRSELYMRELEHLGFSPDELTFGIMIGWSCRERKLKNAFIYLSNMLARQLKPHKYTYNALISGVFMGDMWKHAGEIFDEMVDRGVTPNLSTFRILLAGYCKARQFDEAKRVVFDMAGHGLVQNSSVEDPLSKAFTILGFDPLAVRLKRDNDVGFSTTEFYDSLGNGLYLDTDLGEYEKRVTEILEDCLVPNYNSLTMKECALGNFKCALMLVHEMVQWGQELSFSTFSALLKGLSASPSHIKGIANIVDKKLYLVNQLDEEILNFIVQAYIKKGLTSDGWRMLNEMFQRHLKINNETYTAVIKGLCRRGNLKELNVCWDFAQHDRWLPGFEDCKSLIECLCKKEMIIKTVQLLESMLISFPHSRLDICHMFIENLSIQGFTRTAHVLLEELEQRGGILDRMAYRYLIRGLCKEGKFHVAFTILDNMLARNLVPCSDVLVLLIPQLCRAGRYEKAIYLKEIGLKEKSYSPLTIDRALFEGCCITGKVGEATALIQSMVLKGLHPDAEVYNILVQGHCKINNLKKVRELLGIMIRNSFSISFSTFRNLVRLMCVEGRVLHLLSLKELMIGQSECHGLTIHNFMIFYLFQTGNALLVNKVVDHLQGEKLPLDEVTYNFLVYGFSRCKDVSSAVDHLCTMISKDFRPSNRNLRMVITSLCGIGELEKAVGLCREMELRGWVHDSIIQNAIVEGLLSQGKLEEAEGFLDRMVEKCLVPENINYDNLIKRFCSYGRLSKAVDLLNIVLKKGNLPASTSYDSVISFCCVVNKLDQAMDFLTEILDRNLKPSINTWDILVHSLCRGGQTAEAERLLNSMVCVGEPVTRQIYLSVINRYRSENNLRKASELMQKMQESGFEPDFETHWSLISNLSNSRDKDSTNSGGGFLSRLLSASGFSRNKNS from the coding sequence ATGAGACGAAGAACCACCACCGCCACAgccgccaccgccaccgccgCTCTCTGCGATGGGATGCTCCAACATTTATATTCTCACTCGCCTCACAGACCCTATATCAAACAGGTTCCATCTCTTCACAATTTCTTCTCACTCCTGACTACTCGCCGCCAATTCTCATGTCTCACGGACCCTTCGCCGCCGCCATCTCCGCCGACCCCAGATAACAAAACCCACATAGATTTATCTTCCGTTTGTTGCTCTGGGATTGCCCAGTCTGTGTTTTCGAGAAGTTCCCAATTTTTTGACAAGAACAAAGGCAGAGACTTTGCCAATGCTTCTCTGAAAGACCTTCTTTTGGAGATTTATGATGTGGTGCCCGAATACGCTCGTAGAATTAGGCGGGTTTCGGAGCTAAAACCTGAAGATGTGCTCGGATTATTACTGGGTTTTCGGTTTCAGTGTGGGAGAGTTGGGTTTGAAGTTAGAAAGGTCGAGTCTTTGTGGGAGATTTTCAATTGGGTTAGTGGACAGAGTAAGGGTTTTAAGCATTTTTCGGAGTCGTATGTGGTCATGGCCTCGATGCTTATTCGAGTGGGGTTGCTTAGAGAAGTTGAATTCTTGCTTTCCACAATGGAAAACCAAGAAATTGTATTGAGTAGTAATGAAGTTTTCAGTGATTTGATTGAAGGGTATGTTAATGCTGGTGAATCAGAAAGGGCCATTTCGATGTATGATCGAATGAGGCGGCATTTAGTCCCATCATTATCGTGTTATGATGCTTTTCTTGATCATTTAGTTAAAATGAAGAAAACCAAATTGGCTTTTCGAGTTTGTTGGGATATGGTGGAATTGGGTGTGGATTTGAGAGGTTTGAAGGAGGGTACAGTTGAGAAAATCATAGGATTGCTTTGCAGGGATGGAAAGATACAGGAAGCAAGAAATCTTGTGAAGAAGGCTATGGCTTTTGAGCTCAGGCCTAGCAACTCAGTTCTGTATGAAATTACTTGTGGTTATTGTGAGAAGAAGGACTTTGATGATCTGTTGAGTTTCTATGCCGAAATCAAGTGTGCACCTGATGTTCTGGCTGGGAATAGGATTATGCATTCTCTATGTAGCAGTATCGGGACAGGAAGGTCGGAACTATATATGCGAGAATTAGAACATTTAGGCTTCAGTCCTGATGAGTTAACCTTTGGGATCATGATTGGCTGGAGTTGTCGTGAACGAAAACTCAAAAATGCCTTCATTTACTTGTCAAATATGTTGGCAAGACAACTAAAGCCCCATAAGTATACCTATAATGCTCTTATCAGTGGGGTCTTTATGGGGGATATGTGGAAGCATGCTGGGGAAATTTTTGACGAGATGGTGGATAGAGGGGTAACACCTAATCTATCGACTTTCAGAATTCTCTTAGCAGGCTATTGTAAAGCTAGACAATTTGATGAAGCGAAAAGGGTAGTTTTTGATATGGCAGGCCACGGATTGGTTCAAAACTCTTCAGTAGAGGATCCACTATCGAAGGCATTTACAATTTTAGGATTCGACCCATTAGCTGTGAGATTGAAGAGAGATAATGATGTGGGGTTTTCTACAACGGAGTTTTATGATAGTCTTGGAAATGGACTTTATTTGGATACAGACTTGGGTGAGTATGAGAAGAGAGTCACTGAGATCCTAGAAGATTGCTTGGTACCCAACTATAATTCACTTACGATGAAAGAATGTGCTCTTGGAAATTTTAAGTGTGCGTTGATGTTGGTTCATGAAATGGTTCAATGGGGGCAAGAATTGTCTTTTTCTACCTTCTCTGCCTTGCTGAAAGGGCTCTCTGCTTCCCCTTCGCATATAAAGGGAATTGCCAATATTGTGGATAAAAAGCTTTACTTGGTAAATCAGCTAGACgaagaaattctaaattttattGTCCAAGCATACATCAAGAAAGGATTGACATCTGATGGGTGGAGAATGTTGAATGAAATGTTCCAAAGGCATCTGAAAATCAATAACGAGACGTATACTGCTGTAATTAAAGGTTTATGCAGGAGAGGAAACTTGAAGGAGCTGAATGTTTGTTGGGATTTTGCTCAACACGACAGATGGTTGCCAGGGTTCGAAGATTGTAAATCTTTAATAGAATGCCTTTGCAAGAAAGAAATGATAATAAAAACGGTGCAGCTTCTTGAAAGTATGCTTATATCCTTCCCTCACTCAAGGTTAGATATATGTCATATGTTCATAGAAAATCTTTCCATTCAAGGTTTTACAAGAACTGCGCATGTATTGTTGGAAGAACTTGAACAGCGTGGTGGCATCCTCGATCGTATGGCTTATAGGTATCTTATAAGGGGATTGTGTAAGGAGGGAAAGTTTCATGTAGCTTTTACGATACTGGACAATATGCTGGCTagaaatttggtgccatgttcgGATGTTTTAGTCTTATTAATTCCTCAGTTGTGTAGGGCTGGTAGATATGAAAAAGCCATTTATTTGAAAGAGATTGGTCTAAAAGAGAAATCTTATTCTCCACTTACCATTGATCGTGCATTATTCGAAGGCTGTTGTATTACAGGGAAAGTTGGCGAAGCAACCGCTCTAATACAGAGTATGGTATTGAAGGGGCTACATCCGGATGCTGAAGTTTACAATATTCTGGTTCAGGGTCATTGTAAGATTAACAACTTAAAGAAAGTGAGGGAGCTACTTGGTATCATGATAAGGAACAGTTTCAGCATTTCATTCTCAACTTTCCGCAATTTGGTGCGGTTGATGTGTGTGGAAGGTAGGGTTCTTCATTTGTTGAGTCTGAAGGAGCTCATGATTGGACAAAGTGAGTGTCATGGTCTCACCATTCACAATTTTATGATTTTCTATCTTTTCCAAACCGGGAATGCTTTGCTTGTCAATAAAGTGGTAGATCATTTGCAAGGGGAAAAATTGCCGCTCGATGAAGTAACTTACAATTTTCTTGTTTATGGGTTTTCTCGGTGTAAAGATGTGTCAAGTGCTGTGGACCATTTGTGTACTATGATCTCCAAGGATTTCAGGCCAAGCAACCGCAACTTGAGAATGGTTATAACCAGCTTGTGTGGTATTGGGGAGCTTGAGAAAGCCGTGGGGTTGTGTCGAGAAATGGAATTGAGAGGCTGGGTTCATGATTCAATCATTCAAAATGCGATTGTTGAGGGCCTTCTCTCTCAGGGTAAGCTTGAAGAAGCAGAAGGTTTTCTTGACAGGATGGTAGAGAAATGTCTAGTTCCTGAAAATATCAACTATGATAATCTAATTAAACGATTTTGCTCGTATGGAAGACTGAGCAAGGCAGTTGACCTGCTAAACATAGTGTTGAAGAAAGGAAATCTTCCGGCCTCTACGAGTTATGATTCTGTCATCAGTTTTTGCTGTGTGGTTAATAAACTGGACCAAGCTATGGATTTTCTTACTGAGATTTTGGACAGAAATCTCAAGCCAAGCATCAACACTTGGGACATTCTTGTTCACAGTTTATGTCGGGGTGGACAAACTGCAGAAGCAGAACGGCTTTTGAATTCTATGGTTTGTGTAGGCGAACCAGTGACCAGGCAGATATATTTGTCTGTAATTAATAGGTATCGTTCAGAAAACAATCTCAGGAAGGCATCAGAGCTCATGCAAAAAATGCAAGAGAGTGGTTTTGAGCCAGACTTTGAGACACACTGGTCTCTCATAAGCAATCTAAGCAATTCTCGAGACAAGGACAGCACAAACAGCGGTGGGGGTTTCCTGTCAAGGCTTCTCTCTGCAAGTGGATTTTCCCGGAACAAGAATTCATAA
- the LOC126583728 gene encoding polypyrimidine tract-binding protein homolog 1-like isoform X3 codes for MSTSGTPQFRYTQTPSKVLHLRNLPWECAEEELIELCKPFGKIVNTKCNVGANRNQAFVEFADLNQAINMVSYYASSSEPAQVRGKTVYIQYSNRHEIVNNKSPGDVPGNVLLVTIEGVEAGDVSIDVIHLVFSAFGFVHKIATFEKAAGFQALIQFSDAGTASMARNALDGRSIPRYLLPEHVGSCHLRISYSAHTDLNIKFQSHRSRDYTNPLLPVNPTAIEGIMQPTVGPDGKKKELESNVLLASIENMQYAVTVDVIHTVFSAFGTVQKIAIFEKNGQTQALVQYPDLNTAAVAREALEGHCIYDGGYCV; via the exons ATGTCGACATCGGGTACGCCGCAGTTCCGGTACACGCAGACGCCGTCGAAGGTGCTCCACCTCCGCAATCTCCCGTGGGAGTGCGCCGAGGAGGAGCTCATCGAGCTCTGCAAACCTTTCGGCAAGATCGTCAACACCAAGTGTAATGTCGGCGCCAATCGCAATCAGGCCTTCGTCGAATTC GCAGACCTAAACCAGGCCATAAATATGGTTTCGTATTATGCTTCATCCTCGGAGCCTGCCCAGGTCCGTGGTAAAACCGTTTACATTCAGTATTCAAATAGACATGAaattgtcaacaacaaaagtccGGGAGACGTACCCGGAAATGTCTTGTTGGTAACCATCGAGGGTGTTGAAGCCGGTGATGTGAGCATTGATGTTATTCACTTG GTGTTCTCTGCTTTTGGCTTTGTTCACAAGATTGCCACTTTTGAAAAAGCAGCTGGCTTCCAG GCATTGATTCAGTTCAGTGATGCTGGCACTGCATCTATGGCAAGGAATGCGTTGGATGGAAGAAGCATACCCAG GTACTTGCTTCCAGAGCATGTCGGTTCCTGCCACTTACGTATTTCTTATTCGGCACACACTGATCTGAACATCAAGTTCCAGTCTCACCGAAGCAG GGACTATACAAATCCGCTCCTTCCTGTAAATCCTACTGCAATAGAGGGAATTATGCAG CCTACTGTAGGTCCtgatggaaagaagaaagagctGGAGAGTAACGTGCTTCTTGCTTCAATTGAAAATATGCAATATGCTGTCACAGTGGATGTTATTCACACG GTGTTCTCTGCGTTTGGCACTGTCCAAAAAATTGCTATATTCGAGAAGAATGGTCAAACACAAGCATTAGTTCAATACCCTG ATCTCAATACAGCAGCAGTTGCCAGAGAAGCTCTAGAGGGACACTGCATATATGATGGTGGCTATT GCGTATAG